The following nucleotide sequence is from Solidesulfovibrio carbinolicus.
ACGGCTGGAGCCATGGCGAAGTGAGCGGACGCTGGACCGACGGGACGCGAGCCCGCTTGCGCCTGGGGCTGCCCGAAGCCGCCAGGGCGGGCTTTGTGCTGGAACTTTCGGGACATCCCTACCCGGGAGGCGGCGCGCCCCTGGTCATGACGCTGACGGCGGACGGCCGACCGGCAGGACGCTTCGCCTGGCCCGGCGCTCCCGAAAACCTGGACGCCGCCCTGTGCTGTCTGCCCGGCTCCCAGGGGTTCCCCTCCCAGACGGACATCGTCTTTTCCTTCGACGGCGCGGCCTCGCCGGCTTCCCGGGGCGAGTCCGACGACGAACGCCTTCTCGGCTTTTTCCTCACGCGGCTGCGGATCGCGCCCCTCGGCCGAGAGGAAGCGTGACCGAAGCATTCCCTGCGGCAGGGGACGCCGCTACTGGGGCCTGCCCCTTGCCGACCGTCCGGCAGGCCCGCCAGAGGCGCCGGCCGTCGCTTGGCGCGAAAAGGCTTACCGACAGGCACCTCTTGACCCGTCGCGGCCTTGGCTGCCTGCTTGGCTCATGACTTGCCCCAGAGTGAGCCCCAGCTCGGCCATGTCCACGGGCTTGACCAGATAGGCGTCCACGCCCGCCTCCAGGGCGGCGCAGCGGTCCTCGGCCAGAGCATGGGCGGTCAGGGCCACCACGGGCATGGTCCGGGCGGCCGGCCCGGCCTCGCCCCGCCGCATGGCCCGCACGGCCGAAAGCCCGTCCAGCTCCGGCATACGCATGTCCATGAGCACGCAATCAAACGTGCCCTCGGCCAGGGCGGCCAGGGCCTGACGGCCGTTTTCCACCAGTTGGGGCCGGCAGCCCAGCTTTTGGAGCATCACCCGGATGGTCAGGCGGTTGACGGCCTCGTCCTCGGCCACCAGCACCCGCTTGCCGGCCAAGGGGGCCGGCTCGCGGACCGGGCGCGCCGGTTCCGACTCGGGCAGGGCAAAGGGCAGGGTGACGCGCACGTCGGTGCCCCGGCCCACTTCGCTAGCCAGCATGATTTCCCCGCCCATTTCCTCGGCCAGGCCCTTGGCAATGCAAAGCCCCAGCCCCGCCCCGCCAAACAGCCCAGCCCCGTGGGGCCGGGCCTGGGCAAAGGGTTCGAACAACCCCGGAAGCTGCTCCCGCGGGATGCCTATGCCGCTGTCGGACAGACCAAAGCGCAGCAACAGCGGCTCGTTGCCGGGCACAGTTTCCACGGACAGGACCACCTGGCCCTCGGTCGTAAATTTGATCGCGTTGCCGGCCAGGGCGAAAAGGATCTGGCGCAGCCGGGCCGCGTCGCCGCGAAGATGCCGCGGCACGTCCGGGGCCACCCGCTGCACGAACCGCAAGCCCTTGATGTTGGCCTCGTACGTCAAGGAGGCGGCCACCGGGGCAATGGCCTCGTCAAGGTCGAATACTTCCTTGGCCAGACGCACCTGACCGCCCTGGATATTCGTCACCTCCAAGAGGTCGGACAAAATCCGCAAAAGGCCCCGGGCCGATTCCATGGCCGTGTCCAGATAATCGGCCACCTCCTCTCCGGGGCAGGCCGCCTGGGCCAGCTGGAGCATGCCCATGATGCCGTTTAAGGGGGTGCGCAGTTCATGGCTCATCTGGGCCAGAAAGGCGGATTTGATGGCTCCGGCCGCCTCGGCCTTGGTCAGGGCTGCGACTCGCTGTTTTTCCAGGGCCTGGCGGGCCGAGACGTCGCGAAACATGACCTGGACCGTGCCGGCCTGCTTGTCCAGCAGCCCGAAGGACACGGCCACGGGCAGGTACGTGCCGTCGGCCCGGCGGTAACGCCGGTCCATGTGGCGCGGCCGGCCGCCCAGGGCCGCCCGGTGGTTGTCGTCGGGCGAGGTCGCGGCCTGGTCGTCGGGATGCACGATATCGGCCATGTTGGCCCCGACCAGACCGGCCCGGTCATACCCGAGCAGGCGCAGGGCCATGGGGTTGGCCTCAAGAATGCGGCCGGTCGCGTCGCCGACCAGAATGCCCATGGCCGATTGTTCGAAAAAAAGCCGCCAATACCGCGCATCGTCCGACCTGTCGGCGCGGGGCGCGTCCTTGGAGCCACCGGGGGCTGAGGCTGGTTGTTCCGGGCTGGTCATGGCGGCGTCACCGATCCGGGGGAGCTTGGGGTCCGCGGGTCTGTCATTGGCCGGTCGGCCAAGCCGTATCGGGGAACAGCATAACATGAGGGGACAGCCGTTTGGCAAGCGCCGTCCAACCCCCTCGCCAGAAGACAGCGACGGTTTTTTGGGATAGGGAAAGCCAATGGGAAACCCTCTGCGAGCCGCCATCGCCGCTATGACGCTCCTGGCCTGGGCCTTTGCAGCCGCCCTGGTCGGGCCGGTCCAGGCACAGACAGCCGCGCCGGCGGTGCTGCTGCTCAGTTCCTACCACCACGGCGACCCGTGGTCGGACCGGATCGTGGCCGGTTTTCTCGAACGTCTGCCCCCTTCCAAGGCCCAGGTGTTCGTGGAGCACCTCGACGCCAGGCGCTTTTCCGAAACCGAGGACCGCAGCGACCTCGCCGACTATCTGGCCGCCAAGTACGCCCACGTGCCCGTCGCCGTCCTGGTCGCCAGCGACGACGCCGCCCTCAATTTCTGGCTGGCCCGCCGCGAAACGCTCTTTCCCGGCCGGCCCATCGTTTTTTGCGGGGTCAACGACTTCACCCCGGACCGTCTCGCCGGCCAGACCGACATCACGGGCGTAGGCGAGTCGCCAGACGTGGTGGGTACCCTGGAGCTGGCCCTGGCCCTGGCCCCGTCGGCCCGCACTGTGCTGGCCCTGACCGCCGACGACACAGCCTCGTCCCGGGCCAACATCGCCCGGTTCCGCCGGGCGGCCCGGGCCCTGGCCGGCCGGATGCGGCCTGTTGAACTGCAAAACGTCAGCCTGGAGGCGGCGAAAAAAGCCCTGGTCGCCGCGCCCCGCGACGCCGTGGCCGTGCGCCTGGCCCCCCTGAAAAGCGAAACAGGCGCTGCGCCGCTGATGGGCGAGGATCTGGCCGCCTTGGCCGCCGTTTCCCAGATCCCCATCTTCTGCCTGTGGGACTTCGACCTGAGCCTTGGCGCGGTGGGCGGCCGGGTGCTGCGCGGCCAGGACCAGGGCCGGGCCGCCGCCGCCCTGGTGGAACAGGTGCTGGCCGGCAAGTCGCCGTCCGACATTCCCGTGGCCGACGTGCCGGCCGAAACGGTCCTGGACCAGGCCGTGATGGCCCGCCTGGGCCTGCCCCTGGACCGGGTGCCCAAGAATACCGTCTTTGAAAACGCCCCGGCGTCCTTATATGAACGCCACAAGGGCCTTTTTTGGGCCGGCGGCGCGGCCCTGGCCGTGTCGTTGCCCGGAGCCCTGGTCCTGCTCATCCTCCTGGCCGGGCGGCGGCAGGCCGAAACGCGGCTGGCTGAAAGCGAACGCCGTTACCGGGAGCTGGTGGAATCGGCCAACTCCCTGATCCTGCGCTTCGACGCCGGGGGCCGGCTGGTTTTCGTCAACGAATACGCCGAACGGCTCTTGGGCTATAGCCGGGCCGAGATGCTCTCGGGCAAGGCCGTGTTCTGGCCCTCGGCCCCGCCCGATCTCTCCAGCCTTCTGGCCCGGGCCATGGCCGCGCCCCATTCCCTGGCCGGGGCTGGCAACGAAAATGAAGTGGCGGCCAGAGACGGCCGGCGAGTCTATCTCCAGTGGGACAACCAGCCGCTTTTCGGGCCCGACGGCCGCCCCGAGGGCTGGCTGGCCGTGGGCGCGGACATCACGGCCAGGCGTCTGGCCGAGGAGGCCCTGGCCGCCCGGGCCCTGGCCGAAGAGGAACTGGCCCTTTTCGGCCGGGAACTGCTGGCCGGCGGCGACGACGCCGTGGACCGGGCCCTGGTGCGGCTTCTGAGCGCCTTTTCCCTGGGCCGGGCCATGTGGTTCGACAATGTCGAGGATTCGCGCCTGGGACTGTGCTGTCGGCTGGCCGCCGAGGCCTGCGCGGCCGGACTCGCCCCACGCCGGGACGCCCCGGAAGCGGCCCTGGTGCCTTACAGCATCGACGGCTTCCACTGGGCCGACCGCATGACCGCCGGAGAGATCGTCACCGGCCTGGATACGGATTTTCCCGAAGACCTCCAGGAAATCCTGCGGCTGTTTGAAGCCAGGGCGGTGCTGGCCGCGCCGGTGACCCGAGACGGCCTCTGGACGGGGTTTCTGGTCATCGCCGACGTGCGCGAGCCGCGCCGGTTCACCCGCCAGGAACATTCCCTGCTGTCCACGGCGGCCAGCCTGCTGTCGGTCTATCTGGCGAGGCGATAGTGTCGCGTCCGCGAAAAGCGCATATGGCGTTTTGTAGTCAACGAGCTAAAACCATTCATTTTTCTTAAAAAATACTATCGTATTTTTTAAGGGACGCGGCGCTAACCCTTGCGTCCGGCCACGGTGGGATCGTGGCGCAGGGTGCGCCGCACGAAAGCGGCGATGCGGCCGAAATCGCCCCGCGAAAGCGCCGTCGCCCCCTTGGCCCCAAGCCGCGCCGCCTCGCCGACCGCGTAGCCAAGCTTGTACACGGCCGGCGGCACATGGCGCGAACACCAAGCCACCGTGCCCGGGCGCAGCAGGAAGGCGTAGACCCCGGCCGGGATGCGCTGGAAGGTGAGCAGGTAGAGCATGAAGGCGGCGTAGCTGCGCTGGGGCCGCAGATAAAACGGCCGGCGGTAGATCTCCGTTTCCTCATGCTGGATGCGGCCCTCGGCCTTGGCCCGGCGGTAGAGTTCGGTTTCCGGGAAATAGACCAGGCTGGCGATGGCCAGGCCGAAGGGCTTGGGCAGCCGGGCCAAAAGCCGCACCGTGGCCAGCAGATCCTCTTCTTCCTCCCAGGGCGCGTCGATGATGACGTGATAGTCCGGGGGGAGCAGCTTGTCCCGCCGGGAATGCAGCAACCTGGCCCCGGCCAGAACCGCCTCGTCGTCCTCGGGCCGGCGAAAGATCTCGCGCATCCGGGGGCTGCCGGTCTGGATGCCCATTTCCACGTAGCACAGCCCGGCCTCGATGAGCACGTCGAGCTTTTCGGCCTCCAGGGTCGTGGGCGAGGCCTGGCAGTACAGCGGCAACCCGATGTCGGCCTTGTAGGCCGCCGCGAACTCCCGCAGCCAGTCCAGGCGGCGGGAAAAAAAGGTATCGTCGAAAAGCTGGATGGCCTCGATGAAGGGGTAGCGGGCGATGATCTGCCGCAGCTCGGCCATGACGTGGGGCACGCCGCGGTGGCGGAAGTAAGGCACGCCGCCGCCCCGGAAAAGCGCCTTGACCGTGGGCACGTTGCAGTAGGCGCAGCCATGCGGGCAGCCCCGGTCGGTCATGGTGCGATAGGCCGTGACCAGCCGGCCGTTCCAATGCGGCAGACGCGGCAAAGCCAGGCCCAGGGCCTCGGCGGTCAGCGGCACGATGCGCCCGCGCTCGGGAGCCATGACGTACTGGTCCTGGCCGGAAAAATCGAAAAAGGGCAAGGCGTCGAGGTCCGGGGCCAGGGGGGCCAGGCCGTTGTCGACAATTTCCCCGTCCCGCCGGGTCCATATTCCGGGGATGGCGTCGGCTGGCCGGCCGGTTGCCAGCTCCCGGGCCAGACGGTCCAGGGCCGCCTCGCCCTCGCCCCGGCAGACGAAATCGGCGTGGTCGAGCGCTTCCTCGGGCCGCACCGTGGCGTGGACGCCGCCCCAGACCACCGGAATCCCCAGCCGCTCCCGCACGGCCGCGGTCAGCTGCACGGCCCGGTCGAAATAGTTGGTGAAAAACGACACCCCGACCACGTCGGCCCCGGCGGCCAGTTCCAGGGCCTGGTCGATCACCGTGTCGGCGTAGCGGTAGACGTAGGAGCCGTCCTCCTGGGACAGGCCGATGCTGCCCGGAAACAGCACCAGCCGGACGTCGTGGCCGGCGGCCTTGAGGCTGGCTTGCAGCCCGCGCACGCCAAAGGCCGACAGGTCCGGCGGCGTGGGGGAAAAAAGCACGATCCGGGCCATGGTCAACCGCCCATTTCCAGGAGCTTGGCGTCAATGGCGGCCGTCAAGGCGTCAAAGCCCTCCTGGGCCAGCACCACCAGGATGTCGCCCGTGACCTGGAAACGCTCCAGCACGAAATGGGCCCGCACATAAAGCGTCACGGTCTGGCAGGCGTCGGCCACGGCCAGTAGCGGCTCCAGGCTCTTGGCCGTGGACAGGGGCTGGTAGGTGACGTGCAGCCCCAGCATGACGCCCATGGCCCCGAGCACACCGACCAGGATGACGTTGCCCACCTCGCGCAAGGTGTCCTCGCGCATGTCTTCCGAGGGTTCGTCGATGCCCATGGCGGCGGTGAGTCCGGTGACGAGCTTGGCCGCGTCGCCGTAGGCAAAGGCCAGGGCGGTCATGCCCATCATGGGGCCGACAAAGGGCAAAAACACGCCCTCGCACACGGCCGGGCAACGGCCGGCGGCGGCGGCGGTCAGGGTCGGCCGGTTCATGACGCGAATTTCCGGGGCCGAAAGCTGCACATGGCTTTCGCACATGCGGTTGAGCGCCTCGGCCGCCCGGCCAAGGCCGATGTTGACGCACTCGGCGAGAATGTCCATGCGGGCTTCGAGACTGATTTCCTGGGGCATCAACCGGGTTCCTCCTGTCTGACCCGATCAACATAACCCGGCACGAGGGACTTGGAAATCCCCGGCGGACACAAAAGGGGGACATGGCGCGGCAAACAAAAACCCCAAGACGCCGCCCCACCTTGTGGGCTAGAATAGGCCCACGCGACAATTCCGCCCCAAAGGTGACTGCCCTTATGCACGCACAGCCCATCGTCATTGTCGGCGGCGGCGTGGCCGGCCTGGCCTGCGCCCTGACCCTGGCCGAAGCCGGCCGGCCCTGCCTGGTCCTGGAACGCCAACCCGAGGTCGGCGGCCTGCTGCGCTCGGTCACCCTCGACGGCGTGGTCTTCGACCTTGGCCCCCACGTCCTTTTTCTCGACGCTCCGGGACCGGGCGAGACGTTTTTGCGCGGCCTGCTCGCCGGCGCGCCGGTCATCCGCCGGCCCTTTGCCTTTTCCATCTTCGCCGCCGGCCGGCACTGGAAGTTCCCCAACCATTTCGACTTTTTCCGCTATCCCCTTCGCTACCAATTCGAGGCCCTGGGCGCCGCCCTCAAGCGCCGGGGCGCGCCGCCGCCCGAACCCATCTCGGCCGCTTTGGAGCTGTCGGAAAAATGCGGCCCGGGCCTTTACGACCTGCTTTTCCGCGACCTGTTCGCCAAAAAGGCCCTGACCCCGCCCGAAGCCCTGCACCACCACTGGCTGGCCCGGGTGGACCGCACCATCGACAACGACAAGGAACCCTTCGTGCGCCGGGGCAAGGGGCAGGCCGTATTGGCCGCCCTGTCCAGGCTGCGCCAGCGCTACTGGTACCCGGCCGGCGGCATGGCCGATCTGGCGGCGAGCCTTCGCCGGCGCATCGAGGCGGCCGGCGGCGAGGTGGTCACGAACGTGTCGCACATCGGGCTTGTCCGCGACGGCGGGCGCATCGCCCAGGTCGTGGCCGACGGCCGGGAAATCACGCCGGCCCATGTGGTGTGGACCGCGCCGGCCAACGCGCTTCTGGACGCCCTGGACAGCGACGCCCCGCGCCTGCCCACCGTGGCCATGCGCATGGTCATGCTCACCTACGCCAGAACGGATCGTGTCCCGCGTCCCTACGTCTACAGCTACCACCCCGACCCAGCCATGCAGGCCAACCGCATCTATTACCCGGAGTCGATCTTCGCCCAGCGCGGTCCGGCCGACCGCGAGGGCCTGTGCCTGGAGGTCAACCTCGAGGACACCACCGAACCGGAAGAAAAGACCCTGGCCCGGGCCGTGGCCGACGTGGCCCGGCTGGGGCTGTATCCGGCCCAGGCCTTGCGCGCCTCCAAGGTCGTCACCCTGCCCTCGGCCATGCCGGTCTATCCCCTGGATTACGAAGCCCGCCTGGCCCGGGCCATGGCTCCGGTGCGCGACATTGCCAATCTCCACGCCGTGGGCAGGCAGGGCGGCTTCTATTTCTGCCTGACCCCGGCGGCAGCCTCCCAGGGCCTCAAGATGGCTGACCATCTGCTGGGCCGCGCCCCGGCCAAGGCCCCGGCCAAGAAAAGCCTGCTGGACGCCGGATTGGCCACCAAGGGGGCCGGCCCGGCCGAGCGGATAAAGATCCTCAAGCGCCACGCCCAGGCCATGGTGCGCCACGCCACGCCGGCCAGGTTGTGGAACTTCTTTGCGGCCGAGCGCAACCGGCTGCAAAAACGAACCGTCCTCGACTCCATGCCCTACATCCTCAAGATCGAGACCACCAACATCTGCAACCTGCGCTGCGCCTACTGCTACGACGACCGCCGCGCCCCGCTGCCCGGCGAACGTCCCTACGGCCGCATGACCTTCGAGCAATTCAGGAGCATCATCGACTCTTGCGGCAAGTGGTTGTTCAAGATCAACATGTACGGCTTCGGCGAGCCGTTTTTGTTTCCCGAGACCCTGGAGATGATCCGCTACGCGGCCGACCGCAATATCGGCGTGGGCGTGTCGTCCAACTGCAACCACCGCGACCCGGACCTGCCCCGGCGCATCGTGGCCTCGGGTCTGGAAGTGCTCATCTTCTCCTGCCACGGCGTGACCCAGGAAACGGCCGGCCGTTTCATGCGCGGCGGCAACGCCGATCTGGCCTTGGAAAATTTGAAGGCCATCATCGCGGCCCGCAAGGCGGCCGGACGCAAGACGCCCTTTATCGACTGGCAGTACTGCGTGACGGGATTCAACGAACACGAGATCGAGCTGGCCCGGGAAACGGCGGCCAGGCTCGGGGTGGATCAGGTGCGGTTCATCCGGCCGTTTTTCCCCGAGGACGCGCCCGACGCCTGGTTCTCGACCATGTTTCCGCGCCAGACCCTGACCCACGACCACGAGGCCGCGCCGGGCTGCTCGTGGCTGTACCGCTCGGCCTACGTCAACTGGGACGGCGGACTCATCCCCTGCTGCCGCGACCCGCGCGACCCGAGCGTGGATTTCGGCAACGTCTTTGAAACGCCGCTGCCGCAACTGTGGAACGGGGAAAAGTATCAAGCCGCCCGGACGCTTCTGGCCGATCCGAGCCGGCACGACCTGCGCAAGGGGATCGTGTGCGGGCGATGTCCGGTGACGCGGCCTTGAGGGAGGGGGAGGCCTCCGGCGGCCGGGGGGGATGATCCCCCCCGGACCCCCTCGACGGGAAAAAAGGGTGGTTCGCCTTTATTGGTGGACGTGACCCTAGGACCCGTCAAAGCCCAGGGTCGCCCGGCACTCTCCGGGGCAGGACACGCCAAGGGGCGTGACGCCCGGCGACAGCTCCAGGGCCGGCAGGCTGCGCGTGTCCAGGGCCAGCCGCGCGGCCATGGGGTAGGTTGGCGCGCTCCACAGCTGGACCCCGTCGCCGGTCAGGCGAAACCGCACCCGCACCGTGCCCGTGAAACCGCCAAGGTCCAGGGAAGCCCGGCGCGCCACCCCAAGCCCGTCCCAGCGCCCCGAGCGGGTGCTCAGGAAAGCGTCCAGCAGCCGGTACTCGCCGTCGCCCAGGGCCACCTCGGCCACCGCCCCGTTTTTGCCTTCAGGATCACCAAAAAGCCTTGGAAACCATGTCAATGCCAGGGATTTGGCCGGATAGCCGGTGGTGGCGGCATAGGCTACGAAACACGGCTTGGCGTCGGGGCAGGACAGGGCCGGATCGTTTTGCAGGCGCACGGCAGTGGCGCCGGCGTCGGCCGCGCCCGGGTCGAAACCTTCGGCCGTGAAAAGCGGGGCCAGGACCGCTTCGCCCTCGCCGCCCGGCTCCAGAAAGGCGCGCAGGCAGGCCGGGCCGGACAGGGGCAGCGGCACGGACGCGCCGCCAAGGGTCAGCGTCGCGCCGCCGGGATTGCCGACCAGCGTCACGCCTTCAGGCGAAAAGGCCTTCTGGCCGGCGTTGCTCAAAAGCGCCGGCCGGCCGGGTGATAGGGGCACAGTCCAGGGACAGACGTTTCCCAACGGGTCGAGCACGTATTGCCCCGGAGAGGCCGTGCCGGCCGGACACGGGGCCACCGGGGTGTTGGCGGCCAGCCGGGCCGAGCGCTCAGCCGCCCCGGCCCCGGGCAGGCCGGGGTCGCCGGACACCGTGAGGCGCGCCTCCAGCCGGGTGACGGCCACGGGCTCGCGCTCGAAGCCCGGACTCAGGATAAGGCGCACGGTCAGCGATTTGGCCGGCGGCGGCGGCGCGGTCGGATCGTAAGGGATGAGCGAATCGGCGTCCGGGCCGACCAGGACAAAGGCCCGGCCGGTGGGCGTGTCGTCGTCGGGATAGTCCGTGATCCGGGCGTCCATGGCCAGGGAAGCCAGGGCCACGGTCTGGCCGGGCAGCGGCCTGAACACGTAGGTGGCCTCCCCGGCCCGGCCCCGGTCGGCCAGGACAAGCCCCTCGCCCGTGGCCCGGAGGTTGCGCGAGGCGGCCATTTCGCCAAAGGCCGCGTCCGGCCGGAAATAGGCCGAAAAGGCGGCCGGCGGCAGGATCGGGGCGGCATTTTTCAGGGGCAGGCGGTGGACGGCCACCCCGGCCAGGCTGGCCACGGGCGTCGCGGCCTCGGGCAGAGGCCGGGCCGAGGCGTCGCCGCCGGTCGGAACCAGGACCAGGGCCTCCCGGGCAGCCCGGCCGTCCGGTCCGCCCTGAGGCAAGGACGGCAGAAACCGGCCGGGCAGGTACCAGCGCGTAAAGGCCTCGAAATAGGGCCGCGTCCAGGGATCGGACTCGCGCCACAGGATCAGGGCCGCCCGGGGCGCGGCCGCCTCGTCCAGGGCGGCGGCCAGGGTTTTCAGACGGCTGTCGTCGCGACGATAAAAAAACGGCGCGGCCGGGATATTGGGCGCGGCCAGTCCCAGGCCGAGCAGCAACGCCAGGAGATGGACCGCCCGGCGGGCCGGCAGCCGGGCCAGCAACACCGAGACCCCAAGGCCGGCGGCCAGCAGGGCGGCGAACAGGCAGGGCAGCACGTAACGCACCTGGAAATGGTGGGCCGTGGTGGCCCGGCCCCAGGCCAGGCCAAAGGCGCACGCGAAGAGCAGGCCCACGAGAACCGCCCCGCGCCGCCGGGAGGGATCGGCAAGGCCAAGGATAAGTCCGGCCAAGGCCGGGCCGGCCAGTAGCCAAGGATAGGCCGGCCGGCCCAGAAAGGCGGCGTAGTGGCTGGCGAAGGCGGCAAAAGCCGCTTCCAGGGACCCGCCAAGGGACGCCAGATGGGGCGCGCCCGCGCCAAGCAGATACTGGCGCAGGCCGGCCGTCGCCAACCACCACGGGGCAAAGGCCACAAGAATCAGGACGCAAGCCACGGCCAGGCCGGCCAGGGTGCGCCGCCGCGGCGGGGCCTGGTCGCCCTCGGGCCAGGCCAGGGTCAACCCCGTGGCCAGGACGGCGAAGGCCAGAAAGCCGGCGGCAAGATACGAGGTGTAAAAGGCCGCCGCGCCAAACCAGCCGACCATGAGCCAGTCCCGGCGGTGGCCGCCGGACAGCGCCCGCAGCAAAAACAGCGTCGCCCCGAGGAAAAAGAAACCGAACAGGGCATACAGCCGCACCTGCTGGCTGACGTCCACATGGTAAAGGCTACCCGCCAGGGCCGCCCCGGCGAACAGGCCGCAGGCCGTGCCGCCAAGCCGCCGGCCGATGAGGAACAGCAAGGGCGCGCAGGCCGCGCCGGCCAGGGCCGACGGCAGGCGGGCGAAAAAATCGCTGTGGCCGAAAAACCAGAGCATCAGGTGGACGACGACGTAGTGCAGCGGCGGCTGGAAATCGATAAACGGCGGATACTGCCAGACCGCCCCGGCCACGACGTCGGCCACCGAGGGCTCCGTGGCCCGCATAAGCGTGGTCAGCTCATCGTAAAAGGCGACCGATGGCCCGGCCAGTTCGTACAGGCGCGGGGCCAGGGCCAGGAGAAACAGCACAAGCGGCCAGGGACGGCGGAGGTTTTCGGTAACACGTTTCACGGCCAAGGCATCTATCACGCCGGGCCAGGAGTGCAAGAGGGGGGATGGGCCGGCCCGGCGGCGGCGGCATGACCGCCCTTACGGATCGCGGCCGCCGGCCCGGGCGACGGGCTTAGGCCGTCGGCGCGGCCGGCCGTTTGCGCCGGACCCGGCCCAGCAAGCCGGCCCACACGTCGCGGGGGGCGGGGTCGTCGTCCGGCGACCCCACCAGCACAAGCCGGGGCGCGCGGCCGGCGGCAGCGGCCAGTTCGGCCGTGGCCCGGGCGGCGGCGGCGGCGTCATCGATCCAAGGACGCAGGCAGGCCAGCACGGCGTCGGCGTGGCGGGACAGGGAGCAGGCGTCGCCGCTGGCCCCGGCCGGCGCGGCCGCCACCAGCACGACGTCGAACCGCCGCCCCAAGCCGTCCAGCAGCCCGGCCACGGCCGGCGAATCCAGCAGCCCCTCGGCCGCTTCCGGAGTGAGGGCCGCCTGGCCGGCCGGCAGGGCAAAGAGACCGGGCTCGGGACCCGGCAGGATCACGGCGTCGCGAAAGACCTTGCCGGCGACGGCCTCGGCCAGGCCGGGGCCAAGCGGCAGTCCGAGACGGGCATGGAGGCTTGGCCGGGTAAGAACGGCGTCCACCAGGGCCACGGAGCGGCCCGACCGGGCCAGGGACACGCCCAGCTCCAGGGCCACGTCCAGGGCGTCGGCCGGGCCGGACAGGGCGTCGGCGACGACCAGCACCTTGGGCGGCCGGCCGCTTACGGGAAAAAGCGCGTCGCGAAGCCGCCGCACCGCCTGGGCTCGGGGGAGTCCGGGCCGCCGGGGCAATGTTCCGGCCACGGGCGCGCCCAGGCCGGCCGCGCCGGCCGGGGTGAGAGCGGGATCGAGGTACGCGGCCAGCAGGGCGGCAGTCAGCGCCAGGAACCCGCCGAGCACGATGCCCAGGGCCAGCATGAGCGACAGCTTGGGCCGCATGTAGTCGTCGATGCGCCCCGGAGGCGTGGCCGCCTCCACCAGATGGGCGATGGACAGGTCAAGGGCCTCTCCGGCCACGGCCGCCCGATGAAGCTGGTTTAAGTTGCTGAGAAACAGTTCGCCGGCCGCCGCCCGGACCTTGAGCAGGGCCTCGGCCGCCGCCCGTTCGGGGAAGGCCATGATGCGACCTCCCAGAGCGTCGAGCAGTGACCCGTAAGCGGCGTCCTGGCTTTCCAGGCCGGCGGCCTGGGCCGTGTACTCGGCCGCCCGTTCGTTTAAGAAGGTGAAGGTCGGAT
It contains:
- a CDS encoding PAS domain-containing hybrid sensor histidine kinase/response regulator; the encoded protein is MTSPEQPASAPGGSKDAPRADRSDDARYWRLFFEQSAMGILVGDATGRILEANPMALRLLGYDRAGLVGANMADIVHPDDQAATSPDDNHRAALGGRPRHMDRRYRRADGTYLPVAVSFGLLDKQAGTVQVMFRDVSARQALEKQRVAALTKAEAAGAIKSAFLAQMSHELRTPLNGIMGMLQLAQAACPGEEVADYLDTAMESARGLLRILSDLLEVTNIQGGQVRLAKEVFDLDEAIAPVAASLTYEANIKGLRFVQRVAPDVPRHLRGDAARLRQILFALAGNAIKFTTEGQVVLSVETVPGNEPLLLRFGLSDSGIGIPREQLPGLFEPFAQARPHGAGLFGGAGLGLCIAKGLAEEMGGEIMLASEVGRGTDVRVTLPFALPESEPARPVREPAPLAGKRVLVAEDEAVNRLTIRVMLQKLGCRPQLVENGRQALAALAEGTFDCVLMDMRMPELDGLSAVRAMRRGEAGPAARTMPVVALTAHALAEDRCAALEAGVDAYLVKPVDMAELGLTLGQVMSQAGSQGRDGSRGACR
- a CDS encoding ABC transporter substrate binding protein, translating into MGNPLRAAIAAMTLLAWAFAAALVGPVQAQTAAPAVLLLSSYHHGDPWSDRIVAGFLERLPPSKAQVFVEHLDARRFSETEDRSDLADYLAAKYAHVPVAVLVASDDAALNFWLARRETLFPGRPIVFCGVNDFTPDRLAGQTDITGVGESPDVVGTLELALALAPSARTVLALTADDTASSRANIARFRRAARALAGRMRPVELQNVSLEAAKKALVAAPRDAVAVRLAPLKSETGAAPLMGEDLAALAAVSQIPIFCLWDFDLSLGAVGGRVLRGQDQGRAAAALVEQVLAGKSPSDIPVADVPAETVLDQAVMARLGLPLDRVPKNTVFENAPASLYERHKGLFWAGGAALAVSLPGALVLLILLAGRRQAETRLAESERRYRELVESANSLILRFDAGGRLVFVNEYAERLLGYSRAEMLSGKAVFWPSAPPDLSSLLARAMAAPHSLAGAGNENEVAARDGRRVYLQWDNQPLFGPDGRPEGWLAVGADITARRLAEEALAARALAEEELALFGRELLAGGDDAVDRALVRLLSAFSLGRAMWFDNVEDSRLGLCCRLAAEACAAGLAPRRDAPEAALVPYSIDGFHWADRMTAGEIVTGLDTDFPEDLQEILRLFEARAVLAAPVTRDGLWTGFLVIADVREPRRFTRQEHSLLSTAASLLSVYLARR
- a CDS encoding B12-binding domain-containing radical SAM protein; its protein translation is MARIVLFSPTPPDLSAFGVRGLQASLKAAGHDVRLVLFPGSIGLSQEDGSYVYRYADTVIDQALELAAGADVVGVSFFTNYFDRAVQLTAAVRERLGIPVVWGGVHATVRPEEALDHADFVCRGEGEAALDRLARELATGRPADAIPGIWTRRDGEIVDNGLAPLAPDLDALPFFDFSGQDQYVMAPERGRIVPLTAEALGLALPRLPHWNGRLVTAYRTMTDRGCPHGCAYCNVPTVKALFRGGGVPYFRHRGVPHVMAELRQIIARYPFIEAIQLFDDTFFSRRLDWLREFAAAYKADIGLPLYCQASPTTLEAEKLDVLIEAGLCYVEMGIQTGSPRMREIFRRPEDDEAVLAGARLLHSRRDKLLPPDYHVIIDAPWEEEEDLLATVRLLARLPKPFGLAIASLVYFPETELYRRAKAEGRIQHEETEIYRRPFYLRPQRSYAAFMLYLLTFQRIPAGVYAFLLRPGTVAWCSRHVPPAVYKLGYAVGEAARLGAKGATALSRGDFGRIAAFVRRTLRHDPTVAGRKG
- a CDS encoding chemotaxis protein CheC, with protein sequence MPQEISLEARMDILAECVNIGLGRAAEALNRMCESHVQLSAPEIRVMNRPTLTAAAAGRCPAVCEGVFLPFVGPMMGMTALAFAYGDAAKLVTGLTAAMGIDEPSEDMREDTLREVGNVILVGVLGAMGVMLGLHVTYQPLSTAKSLEPLLAVADACQTVTLYVRAHFVLERFQVTGDILVVLAQEGFDALTAAIDAKLLEMGG